A single genomic interval of Lathyrus oleraceus cultivar Zhongwan6 chromosome 7, CAAS_Psat_ZW6_1.0, whole genome shotgun sequence harbors:
- the LOC127106389 gene encoding glucan endo-1,3-beta-glucosidase: MATPYRLLLLLLSTSNLFLQLSSSATTNKIGVNYGTIADNLPPPSTVASFLKTQTTIDRIKLFDANPDILRAFANTNISVTVTVANSDIPSLTKLPSAQSWITTNILPFHPETAFNRIAVGNEILATSDKNLIAHILPAMKALHQALTLSNLTHIQVVSPNSLGILSSSEPPSAGSFRRGYDRAIFAPILDFHRQTKSPFMVNPYPFFGFSPSKPETLNYALFKPNGGVFDKATGINYTNMFDAQMDAVYSAMKKLGYDDVELVVGETGWPSLGDPDQPGVSLENAVSYNGNLIKHVNSGKGTPLMPNKTFETYIFSLFNENLKPTISERNYGLFKPDLTPVYDVGVFIQQHQQATGPAAMNPASGPEAMRPASGPMAMDPASGPTAMGPAGSPESSSSKKWCVPKINASEKALQANIDYVCSNGIDCGPIKNGGPCFKPDSLRSHAAYAMNAYYQQSGRHNADCDFGNTGVITNTDPGYGTCKYPYAATGSGQNVKKPDTDGGGSLKSATSNLRLYGFLSHLQFLICLCLCFL, translated from the exons ATGGCAACCCCATATCGCTTACTTCTTCTCCTTCTCTCAACTTCGAACCTCTTCCTTCAACTTTCCTCCTCCGCCACAACCAACAAAATCGGCGTCAACTACGGCACCATCGCCGACAACCTCCCACCACCCTCCACCGTCGCCTCATTCCTCAAAACCCAAACCACCATCGACCGTATTAAACTCTTCGACGCAAACCCCGACATCCTCCGCGCCTTCGCCAACACCAACATCTCCGTCACCGTAACAGTCGCAAACAGCGACATCCCTTCACTCACAAAACTACCCTCAGCCCAATCATGGATCACAACAAACATCCTGCCTTTCCACCCCGAAACCGCCTTCAACCGTATCGCCGTCGGAAACGAAATCCTCGCAACTTCAGATAAAAACCTCATCGCCCACATTCTCCCCGCCATGAAAGCTCTTCACCAAGCTCTCACACTCTCAAACCTCACTCATATTCAAGTCGTATCCCCTAACTCTCTCGGCATTTTATCTTCCTCGGAACCACCAAGCGCTGGAAGTTTCCGCCGTGGCTACGACCGTGCTATCTTTGCTCCCATTCTGGACTTTCATCGCCAAACGAAATCTCCTTTCATGGTTAACCCGTATCCGTTCTTCGGTTTCTCTCCAAGCAAACCCGAAACGTTGAACTATGCGCTCTTTAAACCAAACGGTGGCGTTTTTGATAAAGCCACTGGAATAAACTATACGAATATGTTTGATGCTCAGATGGATGCGGTTTATTCGGCGATGAAGAAACTTGGTTATGATGACGTGGAACTGGTTGTTGGTGAAACGGGTTGGCCTTCTTTGGGTGACCCGGACCAACCCGGTGTGAGTTTGGAGAATGCGGTTTCTTATAACGGGAATCTTATCAAACACGTTAATTCTGGGAAAGGGACTCCTTTGATGCCTAATAAGACATTTGAAACTTATATTTTCTCATTGTTTAATGAGAATCTTAAGCCCACTATTTCGGAGCGGAATTACGGGTTGTTTAAACCCGATCTTACACCGGTTTACGACGTTGGTGTTTTTATCCAACAACATCAACAG GCAACGGGGCCCGCGGCAATGAATCCCGCATCAGGGCCTGAAGCAATGAGGCCTGCATCTGGGCCCATGGCAATGGATCCCGCATCCGGACCTACGGCAATGGGTCCGGCAGGGTCCCCAGAATCGTCTTCTTCAAAGAAGTGGTGCGTGCCGAAGATTAACGCAAGTGAAAAAGCGTTGCAGGCCAACATTGACTATGTTTGCAGCAATGGGATAGATTGTGGGCCGATAAAGAATGGTGGGCCGTGTTTTAAGCCCGATTCTTTGAGATCCCATGCAGCCTATGCCATGAATGCATATTATCAGCAATCTGGTCGCCACAATGCAGACTGTGATTTTGGCAACACCGGAGTCATAACTAACACAGACCCTG GTTATGGGACGTGTAAGTATCCATATGCAGCTACAGGATCAGGGCAAAATGTAAAAAAGCCTGATACAGATGGTGGTGGTTCACTCAAATCTGCTACTTCCAACCTCAGATTATATGGCTTCTTATCTCATCTTCAATTTCTTATTTGTCTATGTCTATGCTTTCTATAA